In Brevibacillus brevis NBRC 100599, a single genomic region encodes these proteins:
- a CDS encoding acetyl-CoA hydrolase/transferase family protein, with protein sequence MWERLRDKRLADKIVTAEVAAGWIEDGMTIGLSGFTRAGDAKVVPLALAELAKKENKPFGVNVYTGASLGSDVDAVMAEAGIINKRLPFQADPVMRKKINDGSMMFVDQHLSHTAEAIRQGAIDAVDYAIVEAVAITEEGMIIPATSVGNSNIFVENAKHVIIELNMAQSVELEGIHDIYTPAKQGEREPIPLTSVDQRIGTAGIPVDPDKVKGIVLTNQLDSPSTIVEPDEETAQIAAHLIEFLRQEVKEGRLPNNLAPLQSGIGSVANAVFNGFLDSEFTDLTVFSEVLQDAVFDLLDAGKISFASGCSITLTAEKMKHVTENFAQYRDKLLLRPQEITNHPELIRRLGLIAINTAIEADIYGNVNSTNVSGTRMMNGIGGSGDFARNARLGIFVTKSIAKGGNISSIVPFASHVDHTEHDVDIIVTEQGLADLRGLAPRQRAIKIIENCAHPMYRDQLMAYYEEALTRGGHTPHVLEKAFSWHVRYAQEGTMLEKKPALV encoded by the coding sequence ATGTGGGAACGCTTACGCGATAAACGACTGGCAGATAAAATCGTGACGGCTGAGGTAGCAGCAGGATGGATTGAGGATGGCATGACGATCGGGTTAAGTGGTTTCACGCGTGCTGGTGATGCCAAGGTCGTGCCGCTCGCATTGGCTGAGCTGGCGAAAAAAGAGAACAAGCCTTTTGGCGTAAACGTATATACAGGAGCTTCACTTGGCTCCGATGTGGATGCCGTGATGGCGGAAGCGGGGATCATCAACAAGCGATTGCCTTTTCAAGCTGATCCGGTTATGCGCAAAAAAATCAACGATGGCAGCATGATGTTCGTTGACCAGCATTTGTCTCATACAGCGGAAGCGATTCGTCAGGGAGCGATAGACGCGGTCGACTACGCGATTGTGGAAGCGGTTGCAATCACAGAAGAGGGCATGATCATTCCGGCTACGTCCGTGGGGAACTCCAATATTTTCGTAGAAAATGCCAAGCATGTCATCATTGAGTTGAATATGGCTCAATCGGTGGAGTTGGAAGGCATCCATGATATTTATACACCAGCAAAACAAGGAGAGCGTGAACCGATTCCGCTCACGTCCGTGGATCAGCGAATCGGCACAGCAGGGATTCCTGTCGATCCGGATAAAGTAAAAGGGATTGTCCTGACGAATCAGTTGGATTCTCCGTCGACGATTGTGGAGCCGGACGAAGAAACGGCGCAGATCGCGGCGCATCTGATCGAGTTTTTGCGTCAGGAGGTAAAAGAGGGACGCTTGCCGAACAATCTCGCGCCATTGCAATCGGGGATTGGGTCGGTAGCGAATGCGGTTTTCAACGGATTTTTGGATTCGGAATTCACGGATCTGACGGTCTTCTCGGAAGTGTTGCAGGATGCGGTGTTTGATTTGCTGGATGCAGGTAAAATTTCGTTTGCCTCTGGCTGTTCGATAACGCTGACAGCTGAAAAGATGAAGCATGTCACCGAGAATTTCGCCCAATACCGGGACAAACTGCTGTTGCGTCCGCAAGAAATCACGAACCATCCAGAGCTGATTCGCCGCCTCGGTCTGATTGCGATCAATACCGCGATTGAAGCGGACATCTACGGCAACGTCAATTCGACCAATGTATCGGGTACGAGAATGATGAACGGTATCGGCGGTTCTGGTGATTTTGCTCGTAACGCACGTCTGGGTATTTTCGTAACCAAATCGATTGCCAAAGGTGGAAACATCTCGAGCATCGTTCCGTTTGCCTCCCATGTGGATCATACCGAGCACGATGTAGATATTATCGTCACTGAGCAAGGCCTGGCTGACCTGAGAGGCTTGGCTCCGCGCCAGAGAGCCATCAAAATTATCGAGAACTGTGCGCATCCGATGTACCGCGATCAATTGATGGCGTACTACGAGGAAGCACTCACACGTGGCGGACACACTCCGCATGTACTGGAAAAGGCATTCTCCTGGCACGTACGTTACGCGCAGGAAGGCACCATGTTGGAGAAAAAGCCAGCGTTGGTTTAG
- a CDS encoding cytochrome ubiquinol oxidase subunit I: MTRAIFGTTMAFHIIFATMGVGLPLMILLVELLFWRTRDRDYEIMAKRWTKAQAILLGVAIPSGTIAGVQLSLLWPGFMAIVGKVISLPFQIEIFAFFVEALFMSIYVYAAHRLSRNMRLLSLFMVLLGATASAILITNVHAFEGTPTGFRMVDGQIVDVDPWKAFFNPSFFVTAGHVTVSAYMTGAFIVAGVAAWKMLRAEKGSRVYLYHQKALLAGLIVGGTFSLLTALNGHESAQLLHEYQPEKLAAAEGLFETQAYAPLAIGGFTDPETKKVKYAIEIPWALSFLAANRFDEVVVGLDDFPKELWPPLYIHTLFNGMVIIGSLLIFVGFIGFAWKKLLKRSQYPRWVLWVFVVSGPLALLGIEFGWIFACTGRQPWVVYRVMKTVDAATQAAGISTLFWIFLSVYVFFAIITLLVFRSYFGRHPLELDPPEQPKVDGGTA; encoded by the coding sequence ATGACCAGAGCCATTTTCGGGACGACTATGGCCTTTCACATTATTTTTGCGACCATGGGTGTTGGTCTCCCGCTCATGATCTTGCTGGTGGAGCTCCTCTTTTGGCGGACGCGTGACCGCGATTACGAGATTATGGCCAAACGCTGGACAAAAGCGCAGGCGATCTTGCTAGGTGTCGCGATCCCCTCTGGAACGATTGCTGGGGTCCAGCTTTCCCTGTTATGGCCTGGGTTCATGGCGATTGTCGGCAAGGTGATCTCGCTGCCTTTTCAGATCGAAATATTCGCTTTCTTCGTGGAAGCCTTATTTATGTCCATCTACGTCTACGCGGCTCACCGCCTATCCCGCAACATGCGTTTGCTGAGCTTGTTCATGGTTTTGCTTGGTGCGACGGCCTCCGCGATCCTGATTACGAATGTCCACGCCTTTGAAGGCACGCCAACTGGCTTTCGGATGGTCGATGGGCAGATTGTCGACGTGGACCCCTGGAAAGCTTTTTTTAATCCCAGCTTTTTCGTGACGGCAGGTCATGTAACTGTCTCTGCTTATATGACGGGGGCATTCATCGTCGCTGGAGTAGCAGCATGGAAAATGCTTCGCGCCGAAAAAGGGAGTCGGGTTTATTTGTATCACCAAAAAGCACTCTTGGCCGGTTTAATCGTGGGAGGCACCTTTTCCCTTTTAACTGCCTTGAACGGTCACGAGTCGGCGCAGCTTTTGCATGAATACCAGCCGGAAAAGCTGGCCGCTGCGGAAGGACTGTTTGAAACACAAGCATATGCCCCACTCGCGATTGGCGGCTTTACCGATCCCGAGACGAAAAAAGTCAAATACGCCATCGAGATTCCATGGGCGCTCAGCTTCCTTGCAGCCAACCGCTTTGACGAGGTCGTGGTCGGTCTGGACGACTTTCCAAAGGAGCTGTGGCCTCCACTCTACATCCATACGCTATTTAACGGGATGGTCATCATCGGCAGCTTGTTGATCTTCGTTGGTTTCATCGGCTTCGCTTGGAAGAAGCTCCTAAAGCGCTCTCAGTATCCCCGTTGGGTTCTCTGGGTCTTTGTCGTAAGTGGCCCGCTCGCCTTGCTAGGCATCGAATTCGGCTGGATATTTGCCTGCACTGGACGCCAGCCATGGGTGGTGTATCGTGTGATGAAAACAGTAGACGCCGCTACCCAAGCAGCAGGCATCTCTACTCTATTTTGGATTTTCCTCTCGGTGTACGTATTTTTCGCGATCATCACCCTACTCGTATTCCGTAGCTATTTTGGCCGCCATCCCTTGGAGCTCGATCCGCCAGAACAGCCGAAAGTGGACGGAGGAACAGCATGA
- a CDS encoding pirin family protein has product MEIRVYTKNEQAKGHFGDGEIVENKPIGFPHEGSVVKRVGPLFYWAWAKSLKTFEIPLHPHSGFEILSYVLTGTVGHRDTLGNLQEVSTGGAQIMQTGSGAYHAEDLGKDTEMFQIWFEPHLAQTTKQPPTYHQYDHEEFPSEDVDGVQVKHIIGSSAPIQLVTDSFMSDITIPAGKSYAKELPAGYAHAVVIVEGNGSVAEKATVSENHTPATKGDFVVLSTEESNTAIYTASTDAPLRLVLIQVPTEVDYPLYRK; this is encoded by the coding sequence ATGGAAATCCGCGTCTATACAAAGAACGAGCAAGCAAAAGGACATTTTGGCGACGGTGAAATCGTAGAGAACAAACCAATTGGCTTCCCTCATGAAGGCTCCGTTGTCAAACGGGTAGGACCACTTTTTTACTGGGCATGGGCAAAATCACTGAAGACATTTGAAATTCCGCTGCACCCTCACTCCGGCTTTGAAATTTTGTCGTATGTCCTTACAGGGACAGTCGGACATCGAGACACGCTCGGAAATCTTCAAGAGGTGTCGACAGGCGGCGCACAGATCATGCAAACCGGTTCAGGCGCGTACCATGCAGAAGATCTCGGCAAGGATACGGAAATGTTTCAAATCTGGTTTGAACCGCATCTGGCACAAACGACGAAGCAACCACCGACTTACCATCAGTATGATCATGAGGAGTTTCCGTCTGAGGATGTAGATGGAGTGCAAGTGAAGCACATCATCGGATCATCTGCGCCCATTCAGTTGGTCACGGATTCCTTTATGAGCGATATCACGATTCCCGCTGGAAAGTCGTATGCAAAAGAACTCCCGGCTGGTTATGCTCACGCAGTCGTCATAGTGGAAGGAAACGGAAGCGTTGCAGAGAAAGCAACTGTCAGCGAGAATCACACCCCGGCAACCAAAGGTGACTTTGTCGTTCTCTCCACCGAGGAAAGCAACACAGCCATCTACACAGCATCAACGGATGCTCCGCTCCGCCTGGTGTTGATTCAGGTACCAACTGAGGTTGATTATCCACTTTATCGTAAATAA
- a CDS encoding MarR family winged helix-turn-helix transcriptional regulator, protein MSDKPLRNDPLDLFVVLSRSYNWVTAHSNRHIREHGLNPTEFGVLEVLFHKGPQPLQQIGEKILISSGNITYVVDKLEKKQLLIRKPCSADRRVIFAELTEKGHQFLSEIFPPHQLAIEKAMEGLTPEEQRQAIELLKKLGRTAQATY, encoded by the coding sequence ATGTCTGACAAACCACTGCGAAATGATCCCCTCGATCTTTTTGTCGTTTTATCAAGGTCATACAACTGGGTTACCGCTCACTCCAATCGTCACATTCGCGAGCATGGACTAAATCCAACTGAATTCGGCGTACTAGAGGTATTATTTCATAAAGGTCCTCAACCATTGCAGCAAATTGGCGAAAAAATATTGATCTCCAGCGGAAACATCACATACGTTGTGGACAAACTCGAAAAGAAGCAACTGCTCATTCGCAAGCCCTGTTCAGCAGACCGACGCGTCATTTTTGCAGAACTCACTGAAAAAGGGCATCAATTTTTGTCTGAAATCTTCCCGCCTCATCAACTCGCAATTGAGAAAGCGATGGAAGGTCTCACACCAGAAGAACAGCGTCAAGCAATCGAACTGCTTAAAAAATTGGGACGTACTGCTCAAGCTACTTATTAG
- a CDS encoding sigma 54-interacting transcriptional regulator: MDHTIVLIAKGTDTLEFLLKELRAYFEPYCKVVGYASHEHIPDLSGVDHVFITTKSPELYTVARQAVADSVPITVLNRFFELHKMKALMQIPPGTTVPVMNNSPVSAQEVIQNLLEANVDHLNYVPFHPGCTFDDLEFQYAIIMSVPDVPLPPHVEVIDLGFRKISIHDLIDTGRKVGVPSEWEREYLSAFIVEMSELAKMLGTSYAEVQKLNSQLQSTFQAVKDPVIACNEQGLITFINDVAVELFCPHASTIVGQPYTVLKEHSLLQPFFEQDDQEDALVAIDHKQFIVSSQSIRRRHEHLGFVCTLKDVTEIQRLRTTLTLRGHTATYSFSDIKGQSQPLLQSIELGKKMAKNNQTILLTGENGTGKELFAHAIHQHSLRKNGPFVAINCASLPENLLESELFGYEDGAFTGARKGGKPGLFEQADGGTIFLDEVGDISGAIQVKLLRVLQEKQVIRVGGTGILSVDCRIIAATNRDLEDAVSQGSFREDLFYRLAVLPIQIPALRERISDIPLLIDEHLEQQGIRKTWSPEVMELFYRHDWRGNIRELKNVVDYAITVSEHPVIGIQDLPKRLTDSLFKKQQTASIPNLDDNRDLDILYCLHHYYVSNKPVGRYQLAHSPELQSVGWTESALRHKLKLLEQQGLVRSGTTRQGTSITPAGIELLRKHGRI; this comes from the coding sequence ATGGACCACACCATTGTCTTGATTGCAAAAGGAACGGACACTCTCGAATTTTTGTTAAAGGAGCTGCGGGCTTATTTCGAGCCGTATTGTAAAGTCGTCGGTTATGCCAGCCATGAGCACATTCCCGATTTGAGCGGAGTCGATCATGTCTTTATCACAACCAAATCCCCGGAGCTGTACACAGTTGCCCGTCAAGCTGTTGCTGACTCCGTACCCATCACGGTTTTAAACCGTTTTTTCGAGCTGCACAAAATGAAAGCCCTGATGCAGATCCCTCCGGGGACGACCGTCCCTGTTATGAACAATTCGCCAGTTTCCGCACAGGAGGTCATCCAAAATCTATTAGAGGCGAACGTCGATCATTTGAATTACGTTCCCTTTCACCCTGGCTGTACATTTGATGATCTCGAATTTCAATACGCCATCATCATGAGCGTTCCTGACGTACCTCTTCCTCCTCATGTGGAGGTGATCGATCTCGGTTTTCGCAAAATCAGCATTCATGACCTGATTGATACCGGTCGCAAGGTAGGTGTGCCTAGTGAATGGGAGCGCGAGTACTTGTCTGCCTTCATTGTAGAAATGTCTGAGCTCGCGAAAATGCTCGGCACCTCCTACGCAGAAGTACAGAAACTCAACAGCCAGCTACAATCTACCTTTCAGGCAGTCAAAGACCCCGTGATCGCTTGCAATGAACAAGGTCTGATCACGTTTATAAACGACGTCGCCGTTGAGCTGTTTTGTCCACATGCATCTACCATTGTTGGACAACCATACACGGTGTTGAAGGAGCACAGCTTGCTGCAACCCTTTTTTGAACAGGATGATCAGGAGGACGCCCTCGTAGCCATTGATCACAAACAATTTATCGTCAGCAGTCAAAGCATCCGCCGTAGGCATGAGCATTTAGGCTTCGTTTGTACGCTAAAAGACGTGACTGAAATCCAACGCTTGCGAACCACGCTTACGTTGCGCGGTCATACAGCCACCTACTCCTTTTCCGATATCAAAGGACAAAGCCAACCGCTGCTCCAATCCATCGAGCTCGGCAAAAAGATGGCAAAAAACAATCAAACGATTCTGCTGACAGGCGAAAACGGAACGGGAAAAGAGCTGTTCGCCCATGCCATTCATCAGCACTCGCTACGCAAAAACGGCCCCTTTGTCGCAATCAACTGTGCCTCCTTGCCAGAAAACCTGCTGGAGAGCGAGTTGTTTGGCTACGAAGACGGTGCCTTTACAGGAGCACGAAAAGGCGGAAAGCCCGGCCTGTTTGAGCAAGCGGATGGCGGGACGATATTTCTCGATGAGGTGGGGGACATCTCTGGGGCCATTCAGGTCAAGCTGCTTCGCGTACTGCAAGAAAAGCAGGTCATCCGCGTGGGCGGTACGGGAATTCTTTCTGTGGATTGCCGCATCATCGCTGCTACCAATCGCGATTTGGAAGACGCTGTTTCCCAAGGAAGCTTTCGCGAGGACCTGTTCTATCGTTTGGCTGTCCTGCCGATCCAAATTCCCGCTTTGCGTGAGCGAATCAGCGATATTCCCCTTCTCATCGATGAGCATCTGGAGCAGCAAGGTATTCGCAAAACATGGTCGCCAGAAGTCATGGAGCTATTCTATCGACATGACTGGCGGGGGAACATTCGCGAACTGAAAAATGTCGTCGACTATGCCATTACAGTAAGCGAGCATCCTGTCATCGGCATTCAGGATCTCCCCAAACGATTGACGGATAGCCTTTTCAAAAAGCAGCAGACGGCTTCTATCCCCAATTTGGACGACAACCGCGACCTAGACATTTTGTATTGCTTGCATCATTATTACGTATCCAACAAACCAGTCGGGCGTTATCAATTGGCGCACTCTCCCGAACTGCAATCCGTAGGCTGGACGGAGAGCGCACTGC
- a CDS encoding LytTR family DNA-binding domain-containing protein, whose amino-acid sequence MEDRLVPEVLQMIGEVVPDGVSIAISDGSQYLYYQPSSNIDLKITPGDLVPIGSATHQALLEMGKVGHQVESRIFGVPYYGLSLPLVRNGQVVGCITAIYPPQSVPLTNPEARLSFLVGKGEAGWLPIPLTEIVYISSHDGKTLLHTASGSYANKYNMAELEYMLPQERFVRCHRSYFVNMESIGFIHPHFHSTFLLEMKDKQKTRVPVSQSYASSFRQLLGF is encoded by the coding sequence ATGGAGGACAGATTGGTTCCAGAGGTGCTGCAAATGATTGGGGAAGTCGTGCCAGACGGGGTATCGATTGCGATCTCGGACGGATCACAATACTTGTACTATCAACCGAGTTCGAATATTGATTTGAAAATTACGCCAGGGGATCTCGTTCCCATTGGCTCGGCTACACATCAAGCGCTCTTGGAAATGGGAAAAGTGGGGCATCAGGTGGAGAGTCGTATTTTTGGTGTGCCGTACTACGGACTCTCGCTTCCATTAGTGCGAAATGGTCAGGTCGTGGGCTGTATTACCGCCATCTATCCCCCTCAAAGCGTTCCGCTGACAAATCCGGAGGCGCGTCTATCGTTTTTAGTCGGAAAAGGGGAGGCTGGCTGGCTGCCTATTCCGTTAACAGAGATCGTCTATATTAGCTCTCATGATGGAAAAACGCTTCTGCACACGGCTAGTGGATCATATGCGAACAAATACAACATGGCTGAACTGGAGTACATGCTCCCGCAAGAGCGATTTGTGCGTTGTCATCGTTCCTATTTCGTCAATATGGAATCGATCGGCTTTATTCACCCGCATTTTCATTCGACGTTTTTATTGGAAATGAAGGATAAGCAAAAGACGAGAGTTCCTGTGAGCCAGTCGTACGCCAGCTCGTTTCGGCAATTGCTCGGCTTCTGA
- a CDS encoding MFS transporter, producing MPKKFLILLLALGEFMIGTAESIVTGIIGMIADDTHVSLSLAGQLVTAFSLAFAFGAPVLIALTAGVERKKLILWTLFSFIVANLLASISQSFSLLMVSRILLGLCGGIYTVVALAQAANMASPEKKGSSIAIILMGFSLSLVLGVPLGTMLGDIWGWRPVFALIAVLTLIPFFAILAFLPKQQGEETVPLRKQLAALRNKRVIHALCISLFFVTGYSTVYTYITPLLQSTSAMTTAWVSTTLFLAGLASVAGSRIGGVSTDKWGIRTTLYVSLLLHAAILLILPLSSQLFTWAIITVMFWVAAVQTTVPAQQYYLITLSPHSSQVALSMNTSVFQLGLALGAGLGGVIVDHVGIVHISWVGGLLVLVGFGFAWVSFAQEKRQKSLQA from the coding sequence TTGCCCAAAAAATTTTTAATCCTATTGCTGGCCTTGGGAGAATTCATGATTGGCACTGCTGAGTCAATCGTGACCGGAATCATCGGTATGATCGCAGATGACACCCATGTCTCCCTCTCCCTTGCTGGTCAGTTAGTGACCGCCTTTTCCCTTGCCTTTGCCTTTGGGGCTCCGGTCTTGATTGCGCTCACCGCGGGAGTAGAGCGCAAAAAGCTCATCCTTTGGACACTGTTTTCTTTCATAGTGGCAAATCTGCTCGCATCTATAAGCCAAAGCTTCTCCCTACTGATGGTATCCCGCATTCTACTGGGGCTTTGCGGAGGCATCTACACCGTGGTAGCTCTCGCGCAGGCTGCTAACATGGCCTCCCCGGAGAAAAAAGGCAGCTCCATCGCGATCATCCTCATGGGCTTCAGCCTTTCGCTCGTGCTTGGGGTTCCACTTGGTACCATGCTGGGAGACATCTGGGGATGGCGTCCTGTTTTCGCGCTCATTGCCGTCCTGACACTGATTCCCTTCTTTGCCATCCTCGCCTTTTTGCCGAAGCAGCAGGGGGAAGAAACCGTCCCGCTACGCAAACAATTGGCCGCACTCCGCAACAAACGGGTGATTCATGCGCTATGTATCTCTTTGTTCTTTGTCACAGGGTATTCCACCGTCTATACCTACATTACTCCGCTTCTACAGAGCACTTCCGCCATGACGACTGCTTGGGTAAGCACCACGCTTTTCTTGGCTGGCCTCGCTAGTGTGGCTGGCTCGCGGATCGGAGGCGTCTCCACCGACAAATGGGGGATTCGCACCACGCTGTATGTCAGCTTGCTTCTCCATGCGGCTATCCTGCTGATCCTGCCGCTGTCTTCGCAACTGTTCACGTGGGCAATCATCACGGTTATGTTCTGGGTCGCTGCCGTGCAAACCACCGTTCCAGCCCAGCAGTATTATTTGATCACGCTGTCCCCTCACTCTTCGCAGGTGGCCCTCAGCATGAACACCTCGGTTTTTCAGCTTGGGCTGGCGCTAGGTGCAGGACTTGGTGGAGTGATCGTAGACCATGTAGGTATCGTTCACATCAGCTGGGTCGGCGGTCTGCTCGTCCTCGTCGGCTTTGGCTTTGCCTGGGTTTCGTTTGCTCAGGAAAAAAGGCAGAAAAGCTTGCAAGCGTAA
- a CDS encoding DoxX family protein has product MLDTGLLLIRLVIGLTFAGHGTQKLFGWFGGYGLKGTGGWLESIGVKPGVAMAFVAGLSELVGGLMFAAGVGIWPSAILLAFTMLVAILKVHGQNGYWVTQNGFEYNLTIIAVVIGVALIGPGAYILF; this is encoded by the coding sequence GTGTTGGATACTGGATTGTTGTTAATTCGTTTGGTCATTGGTTTGACGTTTGCAGGTCATGGTACGCAGAAATTGTTTGGTTGGTTTGGCGGTTATGGTCTGAAAGGAACAGGCGGCTGGCTGGAGTCCATCGGAGTGAAACCTGGCGTAGCGATGGCCTTTGTCGCTGGATTGTCTGAACTCGTTGGTGGTCTGATGTTTGCGGCAGGCGTAGGTATCTGGCCAAGTGCTATTTTACTTGCTTTCACAATGCTGGTTGCCATTCTGAAGGTACACGGGCAAAATGGATATTGGGTGACACAAAACGGATTCGAATACAACCTGACAATAATCGCAGTAGTTATTGGTGTAGCGTTGATCGGTCCAGGTGCATACATCTTGTTTTAA
- a CDS encoding Lrp/AsnC family transcriptional regulator — MDQIDYKIMSLLHENSRIPFAELGRIIGMTQPAVKERVRRLEEQGIITGYHASISQEKLGKHTTAFVMFRTKQCAAFIDFCKQSPEVTDMYRISGEYNYMLKVVTRSTEELVAFSERTGDFGFSYTLIVLTAPFEQKMMLEEEKIF; from the coding sequence GTGGACCAAATTGATTACAAAATCATGAGCTTGTTGCACGAAAATTCGCGGATACCGTTTGCGGAGCTGGGGAGAATCATCGGGATGACGCAGCCTGCCGTGAAGGAGAGGGTCCGTCGTTTGGAGGAGCAGGGAATCATTACGGGCTACCACGCGTCGATCTCTCAGGAAAAGCTGGGTAAGCACACGACTGCTTTTGTCATGTTCCGCACCAAACAATGTGCGGCGTTCATCGATTTCTGCAAGCAATCGCCGGAAGTGACGGACATGTACCGGATCAGTGGGGAGTATAACTACATGCTGAAAGTGGTAACAAGGTCGACGGAGGAATTGGTTGCCTTCTCGGAACGCACTGGGGATTTCGGCTTCTCCTATACATTGATCGTGCTAACGGCGCCGTTTGAGCAAAAAATGATGCTGGAGGAAGAGAAAATCTTCTGA
- a CDS encoding FMN-dependent NADH-azoreductase has translation MSKVLFIKANDRPVEQATSVKLYEAFTKAYKETHPNDEIVELDLFAENLPYYGNDMLTAMWKAGNGIELSADEQKRADLVNKYLNQFTAADKVVFAFPMWNFTVPAVLHSYMDYLSQAGKTFKYTAEGPVGLMGDKKVALLSARGGVYSEGPMAQMEMANKYVRTILGFWGVNNVTEVIVEGHNQFQDKAAELVAAGVEKAVKLAESF, from the coding sequence ATGAGTAAAGTACTTTTTATTAAAGCAAACGATCGCCCAGTTGAGCAGGCTACAAGTGTAAAGCTGTACGAAGCTTTCACGAAAGCATACAAAGAAACACATCCAAATGACGAAATCGTTGAGTTGGATCTGTTTGCAGAAAACCTCCCTTATTACGGTAACGACATGCTGACTGCTATGTGGAAAGCAGGAAACGGCATCGAGCTGTCTGCTGATGAGCAAAAACGTGCTGACTTGGTTAACAAATACCTGAACCAGTTTACAGCAGCAGACAAAGTCGTATTTGCTTTCCCAATGTGGAACTTCACTGTTCCTGCTGTTCTGCACTCGTACATGGATTACCTCTCCCAAGCAGGTAAAACATTCAAGTACACAGCTGAAGGTCCAGTTGGTCTGATGGGCGACAAAAAAGTAGCTCTGTTGAGCGCACGCGGTGGCGTTTATTCCGAAGGGCCTATGGCTCAGATGGAAATGGCAAACAAATACGTTCGCACGATCCTCGGCTTCTGGGGCGTTAACAATGTAACCGAAGTAATCGTAGAAGGTCACAACCAATTCCAAGACAAAGCAGCTGAGCTCGTTGCAGCTGGTGTAGAAAAAGCAGTAAAACTGGCGGAATCCTTCTAA
- a CDS encoding cytochrome d ubiquinol oxidase subunit II: MTDTIIAITLLWIFVVIYSVAASFDFGAGFWSMIYLNREKTKATQIANRYLSPSWEVVNVFIVLIVVALVTFFPGATYTLASLLLVPGCLVVLLMLIRSTFMVFSHLIHRYDKMLSIVSGVTGILVPALLISVLPVTQGGLSRTINGVESLDWGLFLTSPHVYSFIGLAVSSTLYLSSLLLADYSFVAGEKQAFSVYRRDAVFLGPITLLAALVTVMTMQMEAKWLYERILDYLPWLIASAVCFFISYIALLVPQDRRYFGIHLPRIAVIVATTQYLLASYAYGAARLPYIVYPNVTIESSFTHPDTFHALFICYLVGFAILVPGFIYFWRLFMRDEQYVRQK, translated from the coding sequence ATGACCGATACGATTATTGCCATTACGCTGCTCTGGATTTTCGTTGTTATCTATTCCGTTGCGGCCTCCTTCGACTTCGGTGCTGGTTTTTGGTCGATGATCTATTTGAATCGGGAAAAAACCAAAGCCACTCAAATCGCCAATCGCTACCTCTCGCCCTCCTGGGAGGTCGTGAATGTCTTTATCGTGTTAATTGTAGTCGCACTCGTTACCTTTTTCCCTGGCGCGACCTACACATTGGCAAGCCTGCTGCTTGTTCCCGGATGTCTCGTGGTGTTATTGATGTTGATTCGCAGTACATTCATGGTGTTTTCTCATCTGATTCACAGGTATGACAAGATGCTCAGCATCGTCTCAGGCGTTACCGGGATATTGGTGCCAGCTCTGTTAATCAGCGTGCTCCCTGTGACACAGGGCGGGTTGTCTCGAACGATCAATGGTGTGGAGTCTCTCGATTGGGGACTCTTTTTGACCAGCCCGCACGTCTATTCTTTTATTGGTCTTGCCGTCAGCAGCACACTCTACCTCTCGTCGCTGCTTCTCGCGGACTACTCCTTCGTCGCAGGTGAAAAGCAAGCCTTCTCTGTCTATCGCCGGGATGCGGTGTTTCTGGGGCCGATTACGTTGCTTGCGGCATTGGTTACCGTGATGACGATGCAAATGGAGGCAAAATGGCTATATGAGCGCATTCTCGACTATTTGCCGTGGCTTATTGCATCGGCGGTCTGCTTTTTCATTAGCTATATCGCTCTCTTGGTACCACAAGATCGTCGATATTTCGGCATCCACCTTCCGCGGATTGCGGTCATTGTCGCCACGACGCAATACCTGCTCGCCAGCTATGCGTATGGTGCTGCACGCCTCCCCTACATCGTCTATCCCAATGTGACGATTGAGTCCAGCTTTACACACCCGGATACGTTCCACGCTCTGTTCATTTGTTATTTAGTCGGCTTTGCGATTCTCGTACCCGGTTTTATTTATTTCTGGCGTCTGTTTATGAGGGACGAGCAGTACGTCCGGCAAAAATAG